In Leptospira bouyouniensis, the following proteins share a genomic window:
- a CDS encoding TlyA family RNA methyltransferase — translation MLKEKIRLDDFLVREGIANDLKLAQSLILSGSVLVNDIIISKVGTLITAKDKVRIKEKIKTYVSRGAYKLLGAFDTWKGIQVEGKTCIDLGASTGGFCQVLLEKGALRVIAVDVGYGQLAQKIANDPRVFVFDRTHLKELPLLPLGALTKDSWITMDLSFISLIPVFGFLIPLFQKYPEIHWRGITLLKPQFEVHPSKLEKGVLIDSHSIGYTIRSVWKKIKNIDPKIRFLGLAESPIQGADGNREFLIRWERRPEH, via the coding sequence TTGCTGAAAGAAAAAATTAGGCTAGATGATTTTCTCGTTAGAGAAGGCATTGCGAATGACTTAAAATTAGCACAATCCTTGATCCTTTCAGGTTCTGTTCTTGTTAATGATATTATTATTTCCAAGGTTGGAACCCTTATCACAGCAAAAGATAAGGTTCGAATCAAAGAAAAAATTAAAACCTATGTATCTAGAGGTGCCTATAAACTACTTGGTGCTTTTGATACATGGAAAGGCATACAAGTAGAAGGAAAAACCTGTATCGATTTAGGGGCTTCGACTGGTGGATTTTGCCAAGTGTTATTGGAAAAAGGAGCATTGCGAGTGATCGCAGTTGATGTAGGTTACGGACAGTTAGCTCAAAAAATAGCAAATGATCCTAGAGTTTTTGTATTCGATCGAACACACTTAAAGGAACTACCTCTTTTACCACTCGGTGCTCTCACTAAAGATTCATGGATCACAATGGATTTGAGTTTTATTTCCTTAATTCCAGTTTTCGGATTTTTAATACCGTTGTTTCAAAAATATCCGGAAATTCATTGGAGAGGTATTACACTTTTAAAGCCACAATTCGAAGTCCATCCTTCAAAGTTAGAGAAAGGAGTATTGATCGATTCGCATAGCATTGGATATACGATTAGGAGTGTTTGGAAAAAAATCAAAAACATAGATCCAAAAATTCGATTTCTTGGATTAGCTGAATCTCCTATCCAAGGAGCAGATGGTAATCGTGAGTTTTTAATTCGTTGGGAAAGAAGGCCGGAACACTAA
- a CDS encoding response regulator, producing MTKKNILIVEDEPFLGLNIKQKIESFGFHVIAVVPSGDEAFQIVSEKVPDLILMDINLEGSLDGIETAESLRDQFSVPVLFLTGFLDETSKQRINQNPSYAYLMKPFSTDQLKEAVTGFMV from the coding sequence ATGACGAAAAAGAACATCCTCATCGTCGAGGATGAACCATTCCTCGGACTTAATATCAAACAGAAAATCGAATCCTTCGGTTTTCATGTGATTGCAGTTGTACCTTCCGGGGATGAGGCATTTCAAATTGTGTCTGAAAAAGTGCCAGATCTCATTTTGATGGACATCAATTTAGAAGGTTCTCTCGATGGGATAGAGACTGCGGAATCCTTACGAGATCAATTTTCTGTCCCGGTTTTGTTTTTAACCGGATTTTTAGATGAAACATCCAAACAACGGATCAATCAAAATCCTTCTTATGCTTACCTTATGAAACCATTTTCGACTGACCAATTGAAAGAAGCGGTCACTGGATTTATGGTTTAG
- a CDS encoding alpha/beta fold hydrolase, which yields MGGIPSYANMGGHRIFYWKFGNGNQKPIVFFHGLLDESFGFRRVVKELLNEGHNIYVFDLPGYGKSKLPLVKYLYQIDVWANLLLECFEKLNLKDICLVGHSMGGLISQHLVLADHNKLVEKLILLAPGGIPHPEREKMRKILFPKTERQVVLLLRYLYGEEFPEPGYLFRHTLVTIWNDKPNEYLQENTLRREDEIFFGAKMKGIKIPTLILAGAEDEITPPFMMNQMKSYIKKSKLVWIPKIRHAIHLEKPDVVAKNIREFYYS from the coding sequence ATGGGTGGAATTCCCTCTTATGCCAATATGGGTGGCCACCGTATTTTTTATTGGAAGTTTGGAAATGGGAATCAAAAACCAATTGTTTTTTTCCATGGTTTGTTGGACGAAAGTTTTGGCTTTCGTCGAGTCGTTAAAGAACTGTTAAATGAAGGACATAATATTTATGTTTTTGATTTGCCTGGATATGGAAAAAGTAAATTACCTTTAGTCAAATATTTATATCAAATAGATGTTTGGGCAAATTTGCTTTTAGAGTGTTTCGAAAAGTTAAATCTAAAAGACATTTGTTTGGTTGGTCATTCTATGGGGGGACTCATCTCCCAACACTTGGTACTGGCAGACCATAACAAACTTGTTGAAAAATTAATCCTACTTGCCCCAGGTGGAATCCCTCATCCAGAACGAGAAAAAATGCGTAAAATTTTGTTTCCCAAAACGGAAAGACAAGTTGTATTACTTTTACGTTATTTATATGGTGAAGAGTTTCCTGAACCAGGTTATTTATTCCGTCATACACTTGTTACGATTTGGAATGACAAACCAAATGAATATCTGCAAGAAAATACATTACGTAGGGAAGATGAAATTTTTTTTGGTGCAAAAATGAAAGGGATAAAAATCCCAACATTGATTTTAGCAGGTGCAGAAGACGAAATTACTCCACCGTTTATGATGAATCAAATGAAATCTTATATCAAAAAAAGTAAACTAGTTTGGATTCCCAAAATCAGACATGCAATTCATTTGGAAAAACCAGACGTGGTGGCAAAAAACATTAGAGAATTCTATTATTCTTAA
- a CDS encoding polyprenyl synthetase family protein: MPNSFSKILYTSKHLFDTFFESYTIKLFSPKTRITEACLYSLQAGGKRVRPIFVLNAYFEPNELLNPDSNATNHSVFLASLAVECIHTYSLIHDDLPAMDNDDTRRGKPTCHKQFDEATAILAGDTLNSLSFYLLSMMDTSDPLQLRDSIQILHKGAGMEGMILGQMEDIEEEKKPNIHGRESILSSIHEKKTGALIESSFLLGNRLRKDWKERESTLSSYAKEIGLLFQITDDILDVEGNLEELGKTPGKDAKAGKLTYPSLYGMEKTKALRDESVSKAISLASDLPSLNHDFFLGLPKYIAERKN, translated from the coding sequence GTGCCAAATTCGTTTTCAAAAATTCTTTATACTTCCAAACATCTTTTTGATACCTTTTTTGAATCCTACACAATCAAATTGTTTTCACCAAAAACTCGCATAACAGAAGCTTGTTTGTATAGTTTACAAGCTGGAGGGAAAAGAGTTAGACCAATTTTTGTCCTTAACGCATATTTTGAACCAAACGAATTGCTAAATCCTGATTCTAATGCGACAAACCATTCGGTTTTTCTTGCTTCCTTAGCTGTCGAATGTATTCACACTTATTCTCTTATCCATGATGATTTGCCTGCGATGGATAATGATGACACTCGCCGAGGGAAACCAACCTGTCACAAACAGTTTGATGAAGCGACCGCAATCTTAGCAGGTGATACACTCAACTCACTTAGTTTTTATTTATTATCGATGATGGACACATCCGATCCACTGCAACTACGTGATTCTATCCAGATATTACATAAAGGTGCAGGGATGGAAGGTATGATCCTTGGGCAGATGGAGGACATCGAAGAAGAAAAGAAACCAAATATCCATGGGCGTGAATCCATTCTAAGTTCAATCCATGAAAAAAAAACAGGTGCCCTCATCGAATCTTCTTTTCTTTTAGGTAACCGATTAAGAAAAGATTGGAAAGAAAGAGAGTCGACGCTTTCTAGTTATGCGAAAGAAATCGGATTATTATTCCAAATCACTGATGACATCCTTGATGTAGAAGGGAATTTAGAAGAACTTGGTAAAACACCTGGAAAAGATGCAAAGGCAGGTAAATTAACATATCCAAGTTTGTATGGTATGGAGAAAACGAAAGCACTTCGGGATGAGTCAGTCTCCAAAGCAATTTCTTTGGCCTCCGATCTACCATCGTTAAATCATGACTTCTTTTTAGGATTACCTAAATACATTGCTGAAAGAAAAAATTAG
- a CDS encoding nucleoside-diphosphate kinase, with protein sequence MERTFIMLKPDAVKNKHIGDILQRIEKEGFKILGMKFLKLSLEDAKQFYAVHAARPFYNDLCTYMASGPIVACALERDNAVAHWRDVIGATDPKEAKAGTIRALFAESKEANAVHGSDSVANALQEIAFFFKGYELN encoded by the coding sequence ATGGAAAGAACTTTTATTATGCTTAAACCCGATGCAGTGAAAAACAAACACATCGGGGACATCCTTCAAAGAATCGAAAAAGAAGGATTCAAAATCCTAGGAATGAAATTCCTAAAACTGAGCCTGGAAGACGCAAAACAATTTTACGCAGTCCATGCGGCTCGTCCTTTTTACAATGACCTTTGCACTTACATGGCTTCTGGTCCAATCGTTGCTTGTGCTCTTGAACGTGACAACGCAGTTGCTCATTGGAGAGACGTCATTGGTGCGACTGACCCGAAAGAAGCAAAAGCAGGAACCATCCGAGCACTTTTCGCTGAAAGTAAGGAAGCAAATGCAGTTCACGGTTCTGACTCTGTTGCGAACGCTTTACAAGAAATTGCGTTTTTCTTCAAAGGGTATGAGCTTAACTAA